A region of Vigna radiata var. radiata cultivar VC1973A chromosome 10, Vradiata_ver6, whole genome shotgun sequence DNA encodes the following proteins:
- the LOC106775544 gene encoding HVA22-like protein e: protein MYLILHCKDFIHTSNLLPTKDLNNSFFIMGILGTMARHLDTIVGPGVLLLYPLYASMRAIESPSTLDDQQWLTYWILYSFITLFELSCYKILAWFPIWPYMKLVFCLWLVLPMFNGAAYIYENYVRQYVKNIGSFYGNSKYHEDQKKVLQMMSFDARKAVERYIDTYGSEAFERVVKAADREARRH from the exons ATGTATCTAATTCTACACTGCAAAGATTTCATCCACACTTCAAATCTGCTCCCAACAAAAGATCTTAATAACAGCTTCTTCATCATGGGCATTCTTGGAACAATGGCAAGACATTTGGACACAATAGTGGG GCCTGGAGTGTTGCTCCTATATCCTTT ATACGCATCAATGAGGGCAATTGAGAGTCCTTCAACCTTGGATGATCAACAGTGGCTAACATATTGGATTTTATACTCCTTCATCACCCTCTTTGAGCTTTCTTGCTACAAGATCCTAGCATG gTTTCCAATTTGGCCATACATGAAGCTAGTTTTTTGCCTCTGGCTGGTATTGCCAATGTTCAATGGAGCTGCTTACATATATGAGAACTATGTGAGGCAATATGTCAAGAACATAGGAAGCTTCTATGGAAATTCCAAGTATCATGAGGACCAAAAGAAAGTTCTTCAGATGATGAGTTTTGATGCAAGGAAAGCTGTTGAACGTTATATAGATACATATGGTTCTGAAGCCTTTGAGAGAGTAGTCAAAGCA GCTGATAGAGAAGCAAGGAGACACTGA
- the LOC106774598 gene encoding 50S ribosomal protein HLP, mitochondrial, giving the protein MAATFASRCSRVGRSLFGGLSNSSPGLFTTSHEITCNNMFTQQQRTFIQMRTVLKVVDNSGAKKVMCIQALKGKKGARLGDTIIASVKEAHPNGKVKKGKVVYGVVVRAAMPKGRCDGSEVKFDDNAVVLVDKQGQPIGTRVFGPVPHELRQKKHVKILTLAGHIA; this is encoded by the exons ATGGCTGCAACCTTTGCTTCGAGATGTTCTCGCG TGGGTCGTTCTCTGTTTGGTGGATTAAGCAACAGTTCCCCTGGTTTATTTACGACATCACATGAGATAACATGCAACAATATGTTTACTCAG CAACAACGCACCTTCATACAGATGAGGACCGTTCTCAAGGTTGTGGATAACTCGGGGGCTAAAAAGGTGATGTGTATACAGGCATTGAAAGGGAAGAAAGGAGCAAGATTAGGTGACACAATAATAGCATCAGTGAAGGAAGCACATCCTaatggaaaagtgaagaaaggaAAGGTTGTATACGGGGTAGTTGTGCGTGCAGCAATGCCAAAGGGACGTTGTGATGGCAGTGAGGTCAAGTTTGATGATAATGCTGTGGTGCTTGTTGACAAGCAAGGCCAACCTATTGGAACCAGAGTTTTTGGACCAGTGCCTCATGAGCTGAGACAAAAGAAACACGTCAAGATTCTTACCTTGGCAGGGCACATTGCATAA